One stretch of Eupeodes corollae chromosome 2, idEupCoro1.1, whole genome shotgun sequence DNA includes these proteins:
- the LOC129945188 gene encoding uncharacterized protein LOC129945188, whose amino-acid sequence MDKIRAEEIDKIISAEIPDPNVDPELFNIVTTNMIHGPCGTQNMMSPCMDNGKCTKRFPKPCETDTITNMDGYPSYRRKDVDNRGQSYELRLSNGVRVDIDNRWVVPYSLLLCKTYKAHINVELCSSVKSIKYICKYVHKGSDKAIFAVQNVNDNDEITRYQMGRYISSNEAIWRILTFPILIHERDPVVIHLAVHLENGQRVYFTEETALQQALTSPKTTFVVDKMLLVNSKGR is encoded by the coding sequence ATGGATAAAATACGCGCAgaagaaattgacaaaattatttcagcGGAAATTCCAGATCCGAATGTTGATCCAGAATTGTTTAACATTGTTACTACAAATATGATCCATGGTCCATGTGGCACTCAAAACATGATGTCGCCATGTATGGATAATGGAAAATGTACAAAACGTTTTCCAAAACCATGTGAAACTGATACTATCACCAATATGGACGGTTATCCATCTTATCGACGTAAAGACGTAGACAATCGTGGTCAATCATATGAATTGCGTCTGTCAAATGGCGTGAGAGTAGATATTGATAATCGCTGGGTAGTTCCATATTCGCTATTGCTGTGCAAAACCTACAAAGCGCACATAAACGTTGAACTATGCAGTTCGGTGAAGTCTATCAAATACATTTGTAAGTATGTTCACAAGGGTAGTGATAAAGCTATATTTGCTGTTCAAAATGTAAACGACAATGACGAAATAACACGTTATCAAATGGGTCGATACATAAGTAGCAACGAAGCTATTTGGCGCATTCTTACGTTCCCTATACTTATACATGAAAGGGATCCTGTTGTTATACATTTGGCTGTGCATCTTGAAAACGGACAGCGTGTTTACTTTACAGAAGAAACTGCACTACAACAGGCTTTGACTTCTCCAAAAACAACCTTTGTAGTCGACAAGATGCTGTTGGTCAATTCGAAAGGACGTTGA